Proteins co-encoded in one Candidatus Omnitrophota bacterium genomic window:
- a CDS encoding redoxin domain-containing protein, producing the protein MCGEQARIGHEVPDFKMEIYDPKSGSFGEISLEQQKKAGKWTILVFYPADYTFVCPTELADVASIYDEAQKAGAEIISVSTDTKFVHLAWQREEKLLEKVKYPMAADPTGNVSRLFGVWDESAGLAYRGTFIISPEGKLTGSEVNFFNVGRNAQELLRKIKANTYLAKHPEEACPANWKEGAKTLKPGADLVGRVAAAVA; encoded by the coding sequence ATGTGTGGAGAGCAAGCAAGAATAGGTCATGAAGTTCCCGATTTCAAAATGGAGATTTATGACCCGAAGAGTGGTAGCTTCGGTGAAATCTCCTTGGAGCAACAAAAGAAAGCCGGCAAGTGGACCATTCTCGTGTTCTATCCTGCGGACTATACTTTTGTTTGCCCGACTGAGTTGGCAGATGTGGCTAGCATCTACGACGAGGCCCAGAAAGCCGGTGCGGAGATCATTTCCGTCTCTACAGACACCAAATTCGTGCACTTGGCTTGGCAGCGTGAGGAGAAATTGCTTGAAAAAGTGAAGTATCCCATGGCTGCTGATCCAACCGGCAATGTTTCACGCCTTTTTGGTGTGTGGGATGAATCCGCGGGATTGGCCTATCGCGGTACCTTTATCATCAGTCCTGAAGGGAAACTCACGGGATCAGAAGTGAATTTCTTCAATGTGGGCCGGAATGCCCAGGAACTCCTGCGCAAGATCAAGGCCAACACGTATTTGGCCAAGCATCCTGAGGAAGCTTGCCCAGCCAATTGGAAAGAAGGCGCAAAGACTCTCAAGCCCGGGGCTGATCTCGTAGGTCGCGTGGCTGCAGCGGTCGCCTAA
- a CDS encoding transcriptional repressor: MISQIEIHNRVQFFEAACREQGYPLTLQRRTVFEELAGHTDHPTAEQLVASVQAHFPEISRATVYRVLDILVKMGVARKIAHPGGVVRFDPNTRRHHHLVCTACDSVLDISEMELDLPSLPQVSKKGFSIFDYSISFMGLCPDCRQDRKSNTNNKA, encoded by the coding sequence ATGATATCCCAAATAGAAATCCACAACCGGGTGCAATTCTTTGAGGCCGCGTGCCGTGAACAGGGCTACCCGCTCACACTCCAGCGCAGAACGGTTTTCGAGGAATTGGCAGGCCACACAGACCATCCCACGGCTGAACAGTTGGTGGCGAGCGTTCAGGCTCACTTTCCGGAAATCTCCCGTGCTACGGTCTACCGGGTGTTGGATATTTTGGTGAAAATGGGCGTAGCCCGTAAGATTGCCCACCCGGGGGGCGTGGTGCGATTCGACCCCAATACCCGCAGGCATCATCATCTGGTGTGCACAGCATGTGACAGTGTGCTGGATATTTCAGAGATGGAGTTGGATCTGCCGTCACTGCCTCAGGTTAGTAAGAAGGGTTTTTCGATTTTTGATTACAGTATTTCCTTTATGGGCCTTTGCCCTGATTGCAGGCAAGACCGCAAGTCGAATACAAACAACAAGGCTTAA
- a CDS encoding glycerol-3-phosphate dehydrogenase/oxidase, with protein sequence MRFDLLIVGGGISGAGIARDASLRSIRALLLDKGDFGSGTSCRTTKLVHGGLRYLEHGQFSLVRQCLAERQTLLRIAPHLVRPLPFLVPLGPSLRRPTWMVRTGVTLYKILAGQNRIDSPPHLSQSELTTKIPLLSGQGFGGAASYADAQMDDYRLCLENVLSSLRQGALALNHVEAFKAHRETKGWRIQVRDCLTGEQAEIHTRCVINATGPWSDRTEQALLQSTKNEIEPTRGAHLLLSKQISDSALLFLSSDHRVIFLIPWRDGTLVGTTEDPFKGDLDSLETEEREIRFLLNEVQRQMGPESVRLEDVAGSFVGVRPLVGSLQNRSAFVSRDHHLQLSAPAWLRVTGGKYTTYRLMAQQAVDIIEKELRGRISPCKTAELPLQESSESGQSIEQRVQTAVRAEAARTVSDVFRRMGHGLLLPSAELQNTILNTASTALGLSADSTGQQMEEYRNALARQSRALERLKEREL encoded by the coding sequence ATGCGGTTCGACCTTCTGATTGTAGGCGGAGGAATCAGCGGAGCGGGAATAGCACGCGACGCTTCTCTCCGCAGTATCCGGGCCCTGCTCTTGGATAAGGGGGACTTCGGCAGCGGCACTTCCTGCCGTACCACTAAACTCGTTCACGGCGGGCTGCGCTATTTGGAGCACGGGCAGTTCAGCCTGGTGCGCCAATGCCTGGCGGAACGCCAGACTCTCCTGCGCATCGCACCCCACTTGGTCCGCCCGCTGCCCTTTCTCGTCCCGCTCGGCCCATCTCTCAGGCGTCCCACCTGGATGGTTCGCACAGGGGTCACGCTTTACAAAATACTCGCCGGCCAAAATCGCATTGATTCCCCTCCTCATCTCAGTCAAAGCGAGCTAACCACAAAAATACCTCTGCTATCCGGGCAGGGATTTGGCGGGGCCGCTTCTTATGCTGATGCACAGATGGACGACTACCGTCTTTGTCTCGAAAATGTGCTTTCGTCTTTGCGACAGGGTGCCTTGGCGCTCAATCATGTGGAGGCCTTCAAGGCACACCGTGAAACCAAGGGTTGGCGCATCCAGGTCAGGGATTGTCTGACCGGGGAACAGGCCGAAATCCACACGCGCTGCGTAATCAACGCCACCGGCCCCTGGTCGGACCGCACCGAACAAGCCTTGCTCCAAAGCACTAAGAATGAGATCGAACCCACGCGGGGAGCCCACCTCCTTTTGTCTAAACAAATCTCGGATTCCGCATTGCTGTTTCTCAGCAGTGATCACCGGGTTATTTTTCTGATCCCTTGGCGGGACGGTACCTTGGTCGGAACCACAGAAGACCCCTTCAAAGGGGATTTGGATTCTTTGGAGACCGAGGAAAGGGAGATACGATTTCTCTTGAACGAGGTTCAGAGACAGATGGGTCCGGAGAGCGTGCGACTTGAAGATGTCGCCGGGTCTTTTGTCGGTGTTCGCCCGCTTGTGGGATCTCTGCAGAACCGGTCGGCCTTTGTGAGCCGCGACCACCATCTGCAACTGAGCGCGCCTGCGTGGCTCAGGGTCACCGGAGGCAAATACACTACTTACCGGCTTATGGCTCAACAAGCCGTTGACATAATTGAGAAGGAACTGCGCGGCCGGATCTCCCCATGCAAGACTGCGGAACTCCCGCTTCAGGAATCATCGGAATCCGGCCAAAGCATAGAGCAGCGTGTCCAAACAGCTGTTCGCGCCGAAGCCGCGCGCACGGTCTCAGACGTCTTCCGGCGGATGGGCCACGGCCTGCTGCTCCCATCTGCGGAATTACAAAACACAATTCTCAACACTGCAAGCACTGCCTTGGGCCTCTCCGCGGATTCCACCGGACAACAGATGGAGGAGTACCGCAATGCCTTGGCCCGCCAGAGTCGCGCTTTGGAGCGCCTCAAGGAAAGGGAACTCTGA
- a CDS encoding tetratricopeptide repeat protein, with the protein MRYAGWGILFALLAGLITWGNFRARNLPDSEQFEYQYVQIHNPFFVREQNAEGEWIYRNARPRSVPSTFPAVKSQNERRIFVVGGSVARWLETKRFEELLKESHPTLQFRIINCGMTSYDSYRESLVQKELLHYEPDLIILFSGNNEFFNPVRLNLILYRLNKALSTFASYTAAQEMYFKLKTKLKLPSHFGDPNTLRSFERNINRMLRGAYLRGVPMAVCTLPTNFRDCPPRGNLPLYKMDFVEAWLYQSKGELLRASKLWEAYVKRYPDSAHGYFQLARSQEELGLQTSANSSYIEAVRLDSRGRCTPEKNEMLRRLAQEQHQILVDLEDWFGDRTPTGLPGGESLSDECHWWPDLGPQICEQVLGAVKRHDLSFSNPVLEEKWYQDKSLPPERSPEEIRRERAVVLAGTSAAHGADKNSERGIFALLRAHALDPDVVTKERLEIWIPYMRNSGLSEERLQNIKQALPWYAGEAYRRTGNFNEAQRRLLEALAADPMNARIHFSLALLCYTNGDKPGTRRALETYSAADAKHPSAEAYFRLLEEVLGPISNPDAESESQPEARQQPDSSEPAGASQVDSSP; encoded by the coding sequence ATGCGTTATGCCGGATGGGGAATCCTGTTCGCTCTTCTAGCCGGTCTGATTACCTGGGGAAACTTCCGCGCCCGCAACCTGCCCGACTCTGAGCAATTTGAATATCAATACGTGCAGATCCACAACCCCTTCTTTGTGCGCGAGCAAAACGCAGAGGGCGAATGGATTTATCGCAATGCACGCCCGCGTTCAGTACCCAGCACATTTCCCGCCGTCAAATCCCAAAACGAGCGCCGCATATTTGTTGTGGGCGGCTCCGTGGCACGCTGGCTGGAGACAAAGCGTTTTGAAGAACTGCTGAAGGAATCGCACCCTACCCTGCAATTCCGCATCATTAACTGCGGAATGACTTCCTATGACAGTTACCGCGAATCCCTTGTTCAGAAGGAACTTTTGCATTACGAACCGGATCTTATCATTCTGTTCTCGGGTAACAATGAATTTTTCAACCCCGTACGCCTCAACCTTATTCTTTATCGCCTCAACAAGGCTCTCTCGACATTTGCTTCCTACACCGCAGCCCAGGAAATGTATTTCAAACTCAAAACCAAACTTAAGCTCCCCTCTCATTTCGGCGATCCGAACACTCTCAGAAGTTTTGAACGAAATATTAACCGTATGTTGCGGGGAGCCTATTTGCGCGGTGTGCCCATGGCTGTATGCACTTTGCCCACTAATTTCCGGGACTGCCCTCCCCGGGGCAACCTCCCTCTGTACAAGATGGATTTTGTTGAAGCATGGCTCTATCAATCAAAAGGCGAGTTGCTGAGGGCCTCCAAGCTCTGGGAGGCCTATGTGAAGAGATATCCGGACAGCGCGCACGGGTATTTTCAATTGGCGCGGAGTCAGGAAGAGCTCGGACTCCAAACCTCAGCCAATTCCTCCTACATTGAGGCAGTGCGCCTGGATAGCCGGGGCCGCTGCACGCCCGAAAAAAATGAAATGCTCCGGCGCCTTGCACAGGAGCAACACCAGATTCTGGTGGACTTGGAAGACTGGTTCGGGGACCGCACGCCCACAGGCCTTCCTGGCGGGGAATCGCTTTCAGACGAATGCCACTGGTGGCCGGACCTGGGCCCGCAGATCTGCGAGCAAGTCTTGGGGGCTGTTAAGAGGCACGATCTGAGCTTCTCCAACCCGGTTTTGGAGGAGAAGTGGTACCAAGACAAAAGTCTTCCCCCTGAACGATCACCGGAAGAAATCCGCCGTGAACGCGCGGTGGTTCTGGCCGGCACATCGGCCGCACACGGGGCAGACAAAAATTCCGAACGCGGAATCTTTGCACTGCTCCGGGCCCACGCACTGGATCCCGATGTTGTCACCAAGGAGCGCCTGGAAATTTGGATACCTTACATGAGAAATTCCGGACTCTCCGAAGAACGCTTGCAGAACATCAAGCAGGCCCTCCCCTGGTACGCAGGTGAAGCATACCGGCGCACAGGGAATTTCAATGAGGCCCAACGCCGCCTGCTCGAGGCCCTTGCCGCGGACCCCATGAATGCACGTATCCACTTTTCCCTGGCGCTCCTTTGCTATACAAATGGCGACAAACCAGGCACACGCCGCGCGCTCGAGACTTATTCCGCAGCAGACGCAAAACACCCTTCGGCAGAAGCTTATTTCAGACTATTGGAGGAAGTTTTGGGTCCTATTTCGAACCCAGACGCTGAGTCAGAGTCGCAGCCTGAGGCGAGACAGCAACCCGATTCCTCAGAGCCCGCTGGCGCATCACAAGTTGATTCTTCACCGTAA
- a CDS encoding tetratricopeptide repeat protein, whose protein sequence is MSPKTRRRKQLGIQAAKLIKMTRIREISILTLFLTGLLLWIPSLDAADTPQPLAKGRRFALSSSNYAGPASGHTTLDTLNEIARVHYNAGEYRQSEIYRTKALLLEEQVYGKDHPVVAASLNILADLYQKQHRHEDAELLLERAIGIMARSSGPDHPNVAVSLGLLAECYLAQGEFQDAERLYARILKIFEAAYGADDPRIVTVKNQLVMRQRALRNRVAVSPQAATLTQRLGSK, encoded by the coding sequence GTGAGCCCTAAGACCCGGCGCCGCAAGCAGCTTGGCATCCAAGCTGCTAAACTGATCAAGATGACGCGTATCCGAGAAATCTCGATTTTGACACTTTTTTTAACCGGCCTGTTGCTGTGGATCCCTAGTCTAGACGCGGCGGATACCCCGCAGCCACTGGCCAAAGGGCGCCGCTTTGCGCTCAGTTCCTCCAACTATGCCGGCCCTGCTTCCGGGCACACCACGCTGGATACCCTCAATGAAATCGCACGGGTTCACTATAATGCCGGAGAATACAGGCAATCTGAAATCTATCGCACAAAAGCCTTGTTGCTGGAAGAGCAGGTTTACGGCAAGGACCATCCTGTGGTGGCTGCCTCGCTCAACATCCTGGCGGATCTGTATCAGAAGCAACACCGCCATGAGGATGCTGAACTGCTTTTGGAGAGGGCCATCGGGATCATGGCGCGTTCCTCTGGGCCGGATCACCCGAATGTGGCTGTAAGCTTAGGTCTGTTGGCTGAATGCTATTTGGCTCAAGGAGAATTCCAGGATGCAGAACGCCTTTACGCGAGGATTCTTAAGATCTTTGAAGCGGCCTATGGTGCAGATGATCCGCGGATTGTTACGGTGAAGAATCAACTTGTGATGCGCCAGCGGGCTCTGAGGAATCGGGTTGCTGTCTCGCCTCAGGCTGCGACTCTGACTCAGCGTCTGGGTTCGAAATAG
- a CDS encoding S8 family serine peptidase, whose translation MRSMSVFRPLFLFLVLSFLVCSIVPASFAVSSEGETILQSPAFHRGGQMVADELLIKCRPGVPEDAVRELFQKHGVSEIRSRLRNRLRRVRVKSSRLRERMRARLSADSRVEYVQPNYFVFPHFVPDDTHYSYQWNFDQIGMESAWEESRGQGVVVAVVDSGCAYEDYDPPGTDRFVRLPDFAQTQFVQGYDFMEGDTHANDDHGHGSHVAGTIAQTTNNRYGVAGVAPEAELMPLKVFDKDGYGTSVELIEAIYFAVDNGADIINMSLGFPSEMKISDLPAVQDAVSYAANKGVILVASAGNDSSGSVGLPAGFPEVIAVGASNSANERAWYSNYGAALDLLAPGGDTVDRDRNGYIDAVLQQTIRNGSPTSVGLYFYYGTSMAAPHVSGVAALLLAQNPSLKPEEVRQILRSTAQDLEEPGWDEETGFGLLDAAAALQGVEPVDNRVPVAKAGGPYSGLAGEAVLFNGADSYDPDNDDLSYTWTFGDGDQGNGPTPSHVYEDGGKYAVSLVVSDSIDVSDSSATTATISSVNQPPVARAGADITVQDADRSGSERVRLDGSGSYDTDGSIRSYRWTEGSALLSQRSVDDVNMSVGVHTVTLLVEDYQGETGSDSLKVTVEEGEVPESPALPGSGLSVSLMTTDRYGNPQSVFASRAITYVVTAIEDGAPVRARVVLSVYQPDGSLAGMYSSYTSRSTGLYKTTRYLGYRAEEGTYTATVTATLSGYDPAQDTTTFVYQ comes from the coding sequence ATGCGCTCAATGTCTGTCTTTCGTCCGCTTTTCCTATTCCTGGTACTTTCCTTCCTTGTCTGCAGCATCGTTCCCGCCTCCTTTGCTGTTTCTTCTGAGGGGGAAACCATTCTGCAGTCCCCGGCTTTCCACCGGGGCGGCCAGATGGTGGCGGATGAGCTTTTGATTAAATGCCGGCCCGGGGTGCCGGAAGACGCCGTAAGAGAGCTTTTCCAAAAGCACGGGGTCTCGGAGATTCGCAGCCGCCTCCGGAATCGATTAAGGAGAGTGCGTGTCAAATCCAGCCGTTTGCGCGAAAGGATGCGCGCGCGCCTTTCGGCCGACAGCCGCGTTGAATATGTTCAACCCAATTATTTTGTCTTTCCGCATTTTGTTCCCGATGACACGCACTACTCTTACCAGTGGAATTTTGATCAGATAGGAATGGAATCTGCCTGGGAGGAGTCCCGCGGCCAAGGTGTTGTGGTTGCGGTGGTGGACAGCGGTTGTGCCTATGAGGACTACGACCCCCCGGGTACGGACCGTTTTGTGAGGCTGCCGGATTTCGCCCAAACGCAGTTTGTGCAGGGTTATGACTTTATGGAGGGCGACACCCACGCCAATGATGATCACGGGCACGGTTCGCACGTGGCGGGAACAATTGCTCAGACCACTAACAACCGGTACGGAGTGGCCGGCGTGGCTCCGGAGGCCGAGCTTATGCCTCTCAAGGTTTTTGATAAAGACGGTTATGGAACCTCAGTGGAGCTCATTGAAGCGATTTACTTTGCGGTAGACAACGGCGCGGACATTATCAATATGAGCTTGGGGTTTCCCTCGGAAATGAAGATTTCCGATTTGCCTGCGGTGCAGGATGCTGTTTCTTATGCCGCGAATAAGGGAGTGATTCTGGTGGCCTCGGCGGGGAATGATTCTTCGGGATCGGTGGGCTTGCCGGCTGGTTTTCCCGAGGTGATTGCAGTGGGGGCGAGCAACTCTGCGAATGAGCGGGCGTGGTACTCAAATTATGGGGCTGCGCTGGACCTTTTGGCGCCGGGCGGGGATACGGTGGATCGGGACCGTAATGGTTATATCGATGCGGTGCTGCAGCAGACCATTCGGAATGGCAGCCCCACAAGCGTAGGACTTTATTTTTACTATGGCACGTCCATGGCTGCGCCGCACGTTTCGGGGGTGGCGGCTTTGCTGCTCGCTCAGAATCCGTCTTTGAAACCTGAGGAGGTGCGCCAGATTTTGCGCAGCACGGCACAAGATTTGGAGGAGCCGGGTTGGGATGAAGAAACGGGTTTCGGGCTCTTGGACGCTGCCGCCGCTTTGCAGGGGGTCGAGCCCGTGGACAATAGAGTGCCGGTGGCCAAAGCCGGGGGCCCTTATTCGGGATTGGCAGGGGAAGCGGTTCTCTTTAACGGCGCAGACTCTTATGATCCGGATAATGACGATCTTTCTTACACCTGGACTTTTGGGGATGGAGATCAGGGGAATGGTCCCACTCCGAGTCATGTTTACGAGGATGGCGGGAAGTACGCCGTGAGCTTGGTGGTGAGTGATAGCATCGATGTTTCTGATTCCTCCGCAACGACCGCCACGATATCCTCCGTGAATCAGCCCCCTGTGGCGCGAGCGGGCGCGGATATCACCGTGCAGGATGCGGACCGCAGCGGATCGGAGCGTGTGCGTTTGGATGGTTCCGGCTCCTATGATACGGACGGGAGTATTCGATCCTACCGTTGGACCGAAGGATCTGCGCTGCTTTCGCAGCGTTCCGTGGACGACGTGAATATGAGTGTGGGTGTTCACACAGTGACTCTTCTTGTGGAGGACTATCAAGGAGAGACCGGCTCGGATAGTCTGAAGGTGACGGTGGAAGAGGGCGAGGTCCCTGAGTCTCCGGCGCTGCCGGGCAGCGGATTGAGTGTGAGCCTTATGACGACAGACCGCTATGGAAATCCCCAGAGCGTGTTTGCATCGCGTGCCATTACTTATGTCGTGACTGCGATTGAGGACGGGGCTCCGGTTCGAGCGCGTGTGGTATTGAGCGTTTACCAGCCGGATGGAAGCCTGGCAGGGATGTACTCTTCTTATACGAGCCGGTCTACGGGTCTTTACAAGACTACCCGGTACCTGGGCTACCGAGCCGAAGAAGGGACCTACACGGCCACGGTGACTGCCACCCTGAGCGGTTATGACCCGGCGCAGGATACCACGACTTTTGTTTATCAATAG
- the ilvD gene encoding dihydroxy-acid dehydratase: MSKNDNKKSRLTTEGIGRAPNRAMLRAVGFHDDDFTRPMIGVASMFSDITPCNAHLDRLARKGLEGIRAAGGVGQIYGAPTASDGIMMGHQGMRYSMVSRETIADSLEIVSGGMNHDGVLGFAGCDKNMPGCVMAMARMNIPGILVYGGSTLPGVGASGEDIDIVSIFEAVGKYQAGTLDEAGVHQVEVNACPGHGSCGGMYTANTMASAIEAMGMALPFNASNPAVSAAKERESYLSGMALVRLVEKNIRPRDIITRKSLENAYTLVLALGGSTNAVLHLMAIAREAEVEWSLDDFDRIGQKVPHLADLKPGGKYVMYDLHRVGGTPAVLKALLDAGMLHGDCLTCTGASLAENLRTVRSIYERQQKVVLPMDKPMFKSGHIVILRGNLAPEGAVCKVAGLKKRRITGPARVFEGEEAAFEAVKARKIVEGDVVVLRGEGPVGGPGMREMLSVTAALVGQGLGEKIGLITDGRFSGGTHGLVVGHVCPESQVGGPIALVEEGDQVTIDGDGQRLELAVDEAELERRRAAWKAPAPKAARGALAKFARTVRSASEGATTF; the protein is encoded by the coding sequence ATGTCGAAGAACGATAACAAAAAGAGCCGTTTGACCACAGAGGGCATCGGGCGTGCCCCGAATCGCGCCATGCTCCGTGCAGTGGGATTCCACGATGACGATTTCACACGCCCCATGATCGGGGTTGCCTCGATGTTTAGCGATATCACCCCGTGTAATGCGCATTTGGATCGCCTCGCCCGTAAAGGGCTGGAGGGGATTCGCGCGGCCGGCGGGGTGGGCCAGATTTATGGAGCGCCCACAGCCTCGGACGGCATCATGATGGGCCACCAGGGCATGCGTTACAGTATGGTTTCCCGTGAGACCATTGCCGATAGCCTGGAAATTGTTTCAGGCGGTATGAATCACGATGGGGTTCTGGGATTTGCCGGCTGTGACAAGAATATGCCGGGTTGTGTGATGGCCATGGCGCGTATGAATATCCCGGGGATATTGGTTTATGGCGGGAGCACCTTGCCTGGCGTGGGTGCCAGCGGGGAAGACATTGATATTGTTTCTATCTTCGAAGCTGTGGGCAAGTACCAGGCCGGTACCTTGGACGAGGCGGGGGTACACCAGGTAGAAGTCAATGCCTGTCCGGGACACGGTTCATGCGGCGGGATGTACACGGCCAACACCATGGCTTCAGCCATTGAGGCCATGGGTATGGCTCTTCCCTTTAATGCGAGCAATCCGGCAGTTTCCGCGGCTAAGGAGCGGGAGTCGTATTTGTCGGGGATGGCGCTGGTGCGTCTGGTCGAAAAGAATATCCGTCCGCGTGACATCATCACGCGCAAATCTTTGGAAAATGCATACACGCTGGTTCTGGCCCTGGGCGGATCAACCAATGCCGTGCTTCATCTGATGGCTATTGCGCGTGAGGCCGAGGTGGAGTGGAGTTTGGACGATTTTGACCGGATTGGGCAAAAGGTCCCGCATCTGGCGGATCTCAAGCCAGGCGGCAAGTACGTGATGTACGACCTGCACCGGGTTGGGGGCACGCCTGCAGTGCTCAAGGCGCTGCTGGATGCGGGCATGCTGCACGGCGACTGTTTGACTTGCACGGGCGCGAGCTTGGCGGAAAACCTCCGAACCGTGCGCAGTATTTATGAACGCCAGCAGAAGGTGGTGCTGCCCATGGACAAACCCATGTTTAAGAGCGGGCATATTGTGATTTTGCGCGGCAACTTGGCGCCCGAAGGGGCCGTGTGCAAGGTGGCGGGCCTGAAGAAGCGCCGGATCACGGGCCCGGCCCGGGTTTTTGAAGGCGAAGAAGCTGCGTTTGAAGCGGTGAAGGCCCGCAAGATCGTGGAGGGCGATGTGGTGGTGCTGCGCGGGGAGGGCCCAGTGGGTGGCCCGGGCATGCGCGAGATGCTTTCCGTTACAGCGGCGCTGGTGGGTCAGGGTCTGGGCGAGAAAATTGGATTGATCACGGATGGGCGGTTTTCGGGCGGGACCCATGGCTTGGTTGTGGGCCATGTCTGCCCGGAGTCCCAGGTCGGCGGCCCCATTGCTTTGGTAGAGGAAGGCGACCAGGTGACCATTGACGGGGACGGACAACGCCTGGAGCTGGCTGTGGACGAGGCTGAGCTGGAACGTCGGCGGGCTGCTTGGAAAGCGCCTGCGCCAAAAGCCGCGCGCGGGGCCCTGGCCAAATTTGCGCGGACCGTCCGCTCCGCCTCTGAGGGCGCGACGACGTTTTGA
- a CDS encoding YidE/YbjL duplication, with protein MIAGEALQLSSSSQKPLTKVLREETFETPLGSISFVQFGGYVQQCTLSPVIQKVEKGAISTVYPPDRVFDVVEKAQPGTPTQEIKSSFLKTLFDNQFIALFGILALGLLLGNVRVWGVSLGNSGVLFTALLFGHFHFTIPAGVGTLGLILFIYCVGISAGPSFFAAFRKQGANLAKLSILIVSAASLCTVWMAWLFKVPADLAVGILAGSLTSTPALAAAMDTLKDLGTNVSVGYGIAYPFGVIGVVLFVQLLPRLLGKDLDQLAATLEDAGKSGKSIQAVLVEVTNESIVGKSIEECAFIANTHCRISRRLMGEQLVPVQYDTCFEKGQVLRVVGREKELAGVIEFLGKKVDLPHVQDSRDYDVMELVVTNREFAGKMLGELQLLKRFGVTITRIKRNEVEFVPRMENKIDLQDVIRVVGDPEGIKQVAAECGHKARALQETDLVSLFVGLLLGVVLGLLPISIAGARNFTFGLSGGVLFVALLLGHFGRVGRVVGRMPFAARMLLMELGLVFFLANAGVRAGGSFMQVVGVHGVQLFLVGAVVTLVPMIAGFIFSTYFLKMDLLRTLGGICGGMTSTPALGAIKSKTDSGLPVVSYAAAYPVALILMLVAAQLVIFVLKLL; from the coding sequence ATGATTGCCGGGGAGGCATTGCAGCTTTCGTCCAGCTCCCAGAAGCCTCTGACTAAGGTCTTGAGGGAAGAAACCTTCGAGACTCCGCTGGGATCGATCTCCTTTGTTCAGTTCGGGGGCTATGTGCAGCAATGTACATTGAGCCCCGTGATTCAGAAGGTAGAAAAAGGCGCTATCTCCACAGTGTATCCGCCGGACCGGGTTTTTGATGTGGTTGAGAAGGCGCAACCCGGAACGCCCACTCAGGAAATTAAGTCTTCTTTTCTGAAGACTCTTTTCGACAACCAGTTTATTGCGCTTTTCGGGATTTTGGCCCTGGGTCTTCTTCTTGGGAATGTCAGGGTCTGGGGGGTCTCTTTGGGGAACTCGGGCGTGCTTTTTACAGCCCTTCTTTTTGGACACTTTCACTTCACTATTCCTGCGGGTGTGGGGACCTTGGGTCTCATTTTGTTTATCTATTGTGTGGGTATCAGCGCAGGACCCAGCTTTTTTGCGGCTTTCCGGAAACAGGGTGCAAACTTGGCCAAGCTGTCGATTCTTATTGTATCGGCGGCTTCTCTTTGCACGGTTTGGATGGCCTGGCTCTTTAAAGTGCCGGCAGATTTGGCCGTAGGCATTTTGGCCGGCAGTTTGACGAGTACTCCGGCTTTAGCCGCGGCCATGGACACGCTCAAGGACTTGGGCACCAATGTTTCGGTGGGATACGGTATTGCTTATCCCTTCGGAGTAATCGGCGTGGTGCTTTTTGTTCAACTTCTTCCTCGTTTGTTGGGCAAAGACCTTGATCAGCTTGCCGCCACATTGGAGGATGCGGGCAAGAGCGGGAAGAGCATCCAAGCGGTGCTTGTTGAAGTGACGAATGAATCCATTGTGGGCAAGAGCATTGAGGAGTGCGCTTTTATTGCCAATACGCATTGCCGGATCAGCCGGAGGCTTATGGGAGAGCAACTGGTTCCGGTGCAGTACGATACGTGTTTTGAAAAGGGGCAGGTTTTGCGTGTGGTTGGCCGGGAAAAGGAGCTTGCCGGGGTGATCGAGTTTTTGGGTAAGAAGGTGGATCTGCCCCATGTCCAGGATTCCCGCGATTACGATGTGATGGAACTTGTGGTCACCAACCGGGAATTTGCAGGCAAAATGCTTGGGGAACTGCAGCTTCTGAAGCGCTTTGGCGTGACCATAACCCGGATCAAGCGCAACGAAGTGGAGTTTGTCCCGCGCATGGAGAACAAAATCGATCTGCAGGACGTGATTCGTGTGGTCGGGGATCCGGAAGGCATCAAGCAGGTGGCTGCAGAGTGCGGTCATAAGGCCCGAGCCCTGCAGGAGACCGACCTGGTCTCCTTGTTCGTTGGCTTGCTTCTGGGTGTGGTCCTGGGACTTTTGCCGATTTCCATTGCCGGTGCGCGCAATTTCACTTTTGGTCTTTCGGGCGGGGTGCTTTTTGTGGCCCTCTTGCTGGGACACTTCGGCCGCGTCGGCAGGGTGGTCGGGCGGATGCCTTTTGCAGCACGGATGCTTTTGATGGAGCTCGGGCTTGTCTTCTTCCTGGCCAATGCCGGAGTGCGGGCCGGAGGATCGTTTATGCAAGTCGTTGGAGTACACGGTGTTCAGCTTTTCCTTGTCGGCGCGGTCGTCACTCTGGTGCCCATGATTGCGGGCTTTATTTTCAGCACCTATTTCCTGAAGATGGATCTCTTGCGGACCTTGGGAGGGATTTGTGGAGGGATGACTTCCACCCCGGCTCTTGGGGCCATCAAAAGCAAGACCGATTCCGGGCTGCCTGTGGTGAGCTATGCGGCAGCGTATCCTGTGGCCCTTATCCTGATGTTGGTGGCTGCGCAGCTTGTGATTTTTGTGCTCAAACTCCTCTAG